The following DNA comes from Solanum stenotomum isolate F172 chromosome 11, ASM1918654v1, whole genome shotgun sequence.
NNNNNNNNNNNNNNNNNNNNNNNNNNNNNNNNNNNNNNNNNNNNNNNNNNNNNNNNNNNNNNNNNNNNNNNNNNNNNNNNNNNNNNNNNNNNNNNNNNNNcccccccccccccccccccaaacgtTTTTAGCTAACAACATCAACCTCATTTTTCTCTAGGTCAACgttaaaaatttgataaaagaCCAAAAAGGCTTAACTATAGTATATGTTAGATGTTTTCGTGAGCGGTAAACAACAAATCTCCCCTTATTTTGAGAAAGTTGATGACTGAGTAATGACCAGAggttatattttaattaagacAATGagattaaaatagtaaaaacttCCAAACTACCTCCTAATGGTGAGTTAATAATgacatttaataatttttgttataACAAACattatttatgtaaattatcTTTATCGCCCGTTAAACATCTTATTTGATAATCACTCAACTAATTGAAGGATTAGCATTAGCTTTCGGGaaaaaatgacctttttttcttttaaaatattaaatattctgATCTAAATtcaattaatcatatataattaatgtaatttgtaATGATCCTTGCTTTACCCGTGAACATGATTATACTTTATGGAGAGGACACATGTggaccttttttttaaaaaaaaaatctttgttttcaaaaaaattatttttttgtagtgcaattaaagtaattttttttgtggtgcATATTTAGCATTTATTATATGGTTGTGACATAAAAATAACTTGTCTTTTCTTCTTaatgagaaggaaaaatagGTTGGGGGTTGTTGGAGATATGTGAGAGATattattttttccctttaaatttTACTCCCTCTTTGTAAATTATTATCGTAGCAAAAATCAcgttaattaataaaattaatagtaatatattaagGAATTGATTTGTGAGTCATTTGTACAATGGTAGGATATACAGTGGCGGAGCCACTTTATAATTAGAGGattcatccgaacccccttcggcggaaaattatattatttatatatggttaaaataaatttttaggtatatatagtagatgtcaaACCCCTTCGGCCACTTCTTGTGtctatttcttcaaattttgaaccccttatTGAAAATCCTAGTTCCGCCACTGAGGATATATATAAGAACTATTTTTATAACGAAAGGTATATCAACTTTAAATGACAAAGTTAAGACGTACATTAGACCATTTTCCATAAATATAATACATTGtttattaaattattcttatttaataatatcttttgaaaattaaacaCTATTTAAAAAATGGAGTATAGtgtataattgaaaaaaacatagtaataatttatatttttgaacatttattataggacaatattttttctaaGATACTACATATTTTTAGACGAAGGGagtattgtattgtataattaattaaagggAGATATCATTTAAAAGAATCACGTCTACTTAATTAATGTGCTAAACTCGTACAATGCAAGTGATTTAATTAGTTGAAATTGAACTGCCTGAATATATTGGTTTCAATATAACGTCATTAATTTTTCCAaatgatactttttttttctgattgcgatcagaatttgaaatttatgcgTTTTTACCATGATCTCAACTTAATTCTATAATAGACGGCTTCATACAAAGTCAAATATTCATAACTATTTAGCAAATTCTTAATATATACAAGATCTGAACAAAAATTATTGGGTTCACGTCAGTGGCGGAGGCAGGAATTATATCAAGGgggttcaaataaaaaaaatgttgttgctTGGAATCAAACCCGTGACCCAAAGCTCACATAGGTTGAATCCTGACCCCCATAAACCATTGAGCTACTCCTTTGACATATGCTCAGGgggttcaattttaaatatatacacgtacacaaaaaaattgatcttatatatatagtgtaattttttttccgaGGGGGGTCGGATGACCCCCCTGGACACACTATAGATCCGCCCCTGGTTCACGTGAATCTGTAATTGAAATTCTAGATCTGTCCCCGGCTCTTCTCTCGTCCTTTTTGATGTTggctttattattttgattaatgttCAAGAActtgattaaatttttaatatcatGACATCTCCATTTATCCTTTTTTTAGCGAGTATTATTACGTGAACTTAATTTTGAATCACTTCTTAAATAATAGGACAATAATATAACATACATTAGAAAAGAGAATACCCTTTTAATATAAGGTATACCCTTCAGATCCTTTCTTAAGAGATGAAGCAATTGTCACTCAACAGCTCAAAGCTGACTGATACGCTCTGCGTGCTTGCCTACTAGCTTCCCATTCCAATAATTAGTATTACTAAGCAACTAAATTCAGACAAtattaataagaataaaattttttctttgaactaataaaataactaacaaataataaatacataaaattaagcAAATAAGTAGATATGAAGGTGTCTtttaatgacaaaaataaaaactagaACGGTGATTAATTTCCTCCACTAATATTGGCAGCAATTAATGATTTGCTTCTTATAATTTTGTTGAATTAATTTCTAATGATCATGACATCTCCATTTATCCTTAGTATCTCTAGAATAaggataataattaatttcttaattacttgAAAGTGACATGGTTCAACAAAAACATAAcctaattttataattttgttcgaacaaaaaaagtatttataacAATACATTCAATTGAAAGCTCATCAATTAATACGATCAATACACATATTTAAACAAATACAATTTAAAGAACAActcaattacaaaaaaaaaaaaatttatcaaaataatctattcgataattaatttcatcaaaattcgAAATAAGAAATCTATCACCCatgatcaaacaaaaaaaatgcataAATTATTGTCAAAATTATAATATCCACATCAACAAAAAGTAGAAAAGTATAGAAAACTTTTTAATATGTCTTGTAGGATAGACTTGAGGATTTTTCACGTTCAAATTGTCTTGAAAAATAGTGTACACGAATATAGTCTTTCGGAATCGAGTTcatttgaattcattattttagtacGATACATTAATTTGTATGCAAAAATttcactaaaattaaaataataataaatataagtcCACAATTTTTAAAGTATAATAAGCACAATAATAAAAACCTAAATGTTAAACCCAAAAGTTTTaaggaaaagggtctgaaaaatactccaactttggccgaaattgttgttacgatatcaGACTTTATGGaagaccttttaccccctgcactatttaatagtgtattttaaaggcatatatgtgcccacgtggacacattactatttataatgatgcaatatttctGATGTctacgtggacacatatatacatttaaaatacactattaaatagtgcagagggtaaaaggtcctttccaaagtttgatATTGTTACAACTATTTCAGtcaaagttcgaatatatttcagacattttttccaaaattttaagttCTTAATCCGCCTCGAGGTATACATCACTTTCCTATGTCAATCATGTGACTAAAATCAAGGTTAGAAGCTTTAATATTATGTCCTAAGTCAATTCTTTTCCCCACCATgaaatctaattaaatttaaatttgcacTGAAAAGTCCATATTAACAGAGACAAAAACTTTGATCAAAAAAGAAGTACTACCAATCCCCATCATCCTTATTGATACGCCCTAAGCCAATTATCCATAACTCGTAAGTCTATACCAAATCATATATTATAAGGACTAAACTCAGAATATACAAATGACTGACGAaccaaaaatattatgtttcctttatttaattaatctcttccaattaacaaaaaaaaagacttatactaagatttttttccctttaatttttttcttttgggtgGGGGTTGGGATGTGTGTGTTTAAGTATAGTCTATTAATGTAGTAGTCAAAGTAGCTACAACCTTCTATTTGACTATGGAGTTAAACCCtaatttgttttatatataatttgtacAACAACACAATTACACTATTTGAtttactttctatttttatgtAAACTTTAATAAGTTGTAGTGGATATATTCGTtggcaatatttattttgatcacATGGATGTTGTCTTCTCCACTAGGCCTTAAGTACATTTGAACTACCCTCCCCCCTACATTAATAAAAAGCATATAGCTATATTTTGTTGTTGCTAAAATGTGTTCAAACAACATAATCAATGAcctattatttttgttgttggtattttgtcaaaaatattagtcaaatatTTAAGTTTTCCTAAGAAAAATGTTATTTACTCTTTAGTTTAGAATTACACAAAGATTTGTTGGACTCAATTCAAAGATACTCTTAATATAGTGTAAATTCAGTTATTTACTTTAGACCATATATGTGCGATATTTTCAAAAGTTTCACACTATTGAGAGTATCAACTACAcgttttgattttgtttgatatgaagggaaaaaaaatattttttaattttttcatgtttgaatgatcgaaattaaaaaaaaaaaaaaaattctagaaaaaCAAGATCCTTAGAAATGAGGAAAGTGATCGTTTCCCTCATTGAAGTAGAGAGAAAAAGTTTTATGACTGACATTTCATTCCTCCCTCCGACCACANTCCTATCCCCTTATAGTGTTTGCTtagattttatattaatatatttgagACAATATCTTTTGCTTACTTACTTACCATCAGatattaagtaatttatttttcaagaaaatattttccttcagcTATTAATAAAACGCACACCTAATAATCTCCCCCTTAAGTAAGTCTTACACTAGCTATCACATCGTGAGCTTATTTTTAGATTAATTGTATGGTACCTAAGTGCTTATGGCCACCAAGGTTCACTACGTTTTTGTATGAGTCTGCAAAGCTACGTATAAAGATAGTAAATCAACTAATAGACAGGTAAAGACAACAAATCAGGCCCCATGCCATCACTCCATCACCTTCATATATACTCGTCCCACCAAATTATTGACTCAAATATCAGCGGTTGGGCTAAAACAATTCAAAGATACTCTTAATATATTGTAATATAATTCACTTTGGACCAAATCCACATATTTTTCTCTAAAAGACCTCATTACATTAAGAATATCATCAACTACACCTTATATGtagcttctttttcttttcagatATCAATATGAAATTTTCTTTGCACACCGAACAAGATCTACCCTTATTGTTCCAATTAGAAGAGTATTAGTTGAGTCGTCTGTctacaaaaagataaaattatttttagacaTACTTTAAcaattgaaattattaaatatttttcttaagaaGTGTATACAAATCAATACTAATATGAATATCATGGAGTATAAAATGTAAAAGGCTTTTGCTAGGCTTGAAAAAagaatagtttttttttgtcttatgATTAGAAATAAATAGACAATACTATACCCAAAGAGACTTCAACTGTCCAAATTAAATACCACAAACTACCACAATACTCTTTgctctttcatttttagttaatTTGTGGTccaaattttttctttcttttccaacTGTGCCAACTTGGTCCATTTAATTCACCTCTCAAAAGTTATAACTCtctttacattttattttattatatatatacatgtctAATTGCTTTACTTGTAAGTGCACATACAAACAAGTTACAATATTTTTGTAACaacatttttgccaaaatggCCACACCtagtttttcaattattttgagcCTTTTGTTGATTATTGGAGTGGGTATTTCCCAAAGTGAAGCTAGGGCATTTTTTGTGTTTGGTGATTCACTTGTTGATAGtggaaataataattatttggcTACTACTGCAAGGGCAGATTCACCACCTTATGGTATTGATTATCCAACACGTAGAGCAACTGGTCGTTTCTCTAATGGCTACAACATTCCTGACCTTATCAGTTGAGTCCATTTTGctctttttttaaatgtttttttaatttgacGTTTTCTTCGTATGACTTATAGGTCACAGGGTTAGTGATGCTTGCATCAGGATAGGGTGACTATGTCACATTTTTATCATAGAGTAGTGGTGGTTCTTTTCTAGATTCTGTGTGAATGCGAGATACATGCTCTGTACACTATGTCGAGTTCACATGAACCAAATATTTTCGACGCGGAGTGTGAATTATgtgtaaaatttattaaaactaTAACTAGTAGTAGATATGAATCTTTTCCCCTTAAGAATATAATAAGTTAATGCTAAGAACTTTAAAGTTTTGAACTCATAGAAAGTTTAAATCTCGGGTACGCCTTTAACATTTGGAGAATTGTAGAAAAATTGTAAAGTTGTCTCTGTAAGTCACGAGTTTGAGCTGTGAAATCGGTTACTGATGCTTGTGCTAGGATAAACGACCTACATTGCACCCTCTTAGGGTGCGACCCTTTTTTTGTACACTACATGAACATGAAATACTTTGTGCATCAAACTGTTTTTTACACTAGTATCTAATTACATGTGTTTTTGCCTCTTTTATGAAAGGAACTTACTTATGAACACTAACATTATAATTCTAATCTATTCTAGCTGACAACCTATCTTATTTTTCAGATTACTTAtcctactttaatttttaagacAACTACCTGtagttttcttttataaatttaacttttatatatcaatagtataaaaaaaaaatttcactaTAAGATAATCTAAAATACTAGCTGTAACCGTCCACAAAGAATAAGACTAAATTCACCTGAAAATAAGACAAGTTACTTGTTACAAGTAATATGTTTAAGTACATTGATAGCATATCAATTCTTTTCACTAGAAATGTACAAAAGGTAAATCCTTCTTCAAGGTTGACCTAGTactagtataatttttttttttacattgtcagtatatataagttaaacttGTGATAGATACAGTTGATCAACTTcgattattttactttttttcaggTCAACAAATTGGTTCATCAGAATCTCCCCTACCTTACTTGAGTCCAGCTCTTACTGGACAAAGACTTCTTGTTGGTGCTAACTTTGCATCTGCTGGAATTGGAATTCTAAATGACACTGGAATCCAATTTGTACATACAAAACTTTAGtctaaattcaaattattttcaacatttaacatgttaaattgtttgactaatgataatatatatacgCAGATTAATATTATTCGAATGCCACAACAATTGGATTATTTTAGACAATATCAACGTAGAGTGAGTGGACTAATTGGTGAAGCAAGTACTCAAAGACTTGTAAATCAAGCTCTTGTTCTTATGACTCTTGGAGGCAATGATTTTGTCAACAACTATTTCCTTGTGCCCAATTCTGCGCGATCGCGCCAATATTCTATTCCAGATTATGTCCCTTATTTGATAAGAGAATATCGTAAAATCTTGATGGTACGTATTGAATTTCTATGTGTGACACGAATTGTTAGGGATACTTTCAGAGATTTCCCCTTTTGATTTAGCTTTGTAACATGACCTTCATTTAACATAACATTTATAACAAAGTAAGTTTTTCACCAACATAATTGGTTGTCAATTGCTAgctgtttttttaaaaaaatgacatatcaTTAGAACGATTCAGATAACATTAATGTTGTTGAAGTAATTGAATGCATATTGAAGTTATGTACTTTTGTATAGGTAGATAATAATACCTACCAAAAATATAGATAAGTTTTATTATTATAGAAACTAATATACCTTTTCATGATGTTACTTCAGAATGTGTATAATCTTGGAGCTCGTCGTGTAATTGTGACTGGAACTGGACCATTAGGTTGTGTCCCAGCAGAACTAGCTCAACGTAGCAGGAACGGGGAATGTTCACCCGAGTTGCAACAAGCTGCAGCCCTGTTTAACCCACAGCTTATGCAAATGCTGCAGGGGTTAAACAGAGAACTAGGCAGCAATGTTTTTATTGCTGCAAATACACAACAAATGCACACTAATTTCATTACTAATCCACAAGCATATGGTAAAATCAATGCAACATTTAAATTTACATGTCCTGTTCAGGTTTAGTGGCAGAGCCAGGATTTTTACTAAGGGGTTCAGTATCCTGGCTCTGGGCTCTGGCCTATGGTTTGTGTCATTAATATTGACAATTGATTCCATTTTTGACAGGATTTATAACATCAAAGGTAGCATGTTGTGGACAAGGACCATATAACGGTCTTGGTCTATGTACACCGCTCTCTAATTTGTGCCCGAATAGAGATATTTACGCGTTTTGGGATCCGTTCCATCCATCTGAGAGGGCAAATAAGATCATTGTGCAACAAATCTTGTCCGGTACGACGGAGTACATGAATCCAATGAATCTCAGTACAATTCTGGCTATGGATTcagaggcataatatataaacatatctGGAATCTGTTCACTTGTACCTTTTgttgctaattttttttggcTATAAATAAGTTGTATGCAGCACCTCATGTTGTGCTACTTTTAAATTTACAAAAGTTTGGTTGTGTGTTATGTTTTTATCCACATAATTCAGTAATCTAATTTGTAGGGTGGAGtgtgatattgttgaaaatgtaAACCAAAGtgttttcaatttatataatatatgaagTGAAATAGTTTCATGGCATGTAATTTTGGTACTTTCATTTGATCAAA
Coding sequences within:
- the LOC125844696 gene encoding GDSL esterase/lipase At5g33370-like; the encoded protein is MATPSFSIILSLLLIIGVGISQSEARAFFVFGDSLVDSGNNNYLATTARADSPPYGIDYPTRRATGRFSNGYNIPDLISQQIGSSESPLPYLSPALTGQRLLVGANFASAGIGILNDTGIQFINIIRMPQQLDYFRQYQRRVSGLIGEASTQRLVNQALVLMTLGGNDFVNNYFLVPNSARSRQYSIPDYVPYLIREYRKILMNVYNLGARRVIVTGTGPLGCVPAELAQRSRNGECSPELQQAAALFNPQLMQMLQGLNRELGSNVFIAANTQQMHTNFITNPQAYGFITSKVACCGQGPYNGLGLCTPLSNLCPNRDIYAFWDPFHPSERANKIIVQQILSGTTEYMNPMNLSTILAMDSEA